From Quercus robur chromosome 8, dhQueRobu3.1, whole genome shotgun sequence:
tttttattaaaaatatcgtaaataaagataaatgttaattgaaatagtatagtagaaCTTATgtatagtaccaaaaagtgcaataaaacccataaaaaataacaaaaataaattgaataataaaataaattgacaaaaaataaacccGCCAAACCAACACCAAAGCAATACAGTGGTAATTAAAAGACAAAACGACACATGCATTACCTAACCATTTTGATTCCCCCCACAAAACTCCCTTCCAAACGCTACCCTCCATTTTTATTATGGACTTTATCTCCTCTCACTCTTTCTGCATCAAAAAGTCCTTTCGCTAACATATCCATCAAATCAAGCCTCCCTAGACTAGCCTTCAAACTTTTCCTCTTGGATTTTTGTCACACAGTTGCCGATTCTCAATTATGTTACATCATCTTGaatcaattataaatataaagacGCAAATTTCGCATAAATTAATACTAAACAACAATCAATCATctcttatatataataaaaattcatgtcCTTCAAAGccaataattattaattagcTCTTACTCATTAAATATTTCCTATCATAAAGGTCTCTATGCAAAATGAGTAGGCAAAGTAATGATCCCACCATGGTTAGCTCCTCAATCGCTCTCCTGCAAGAAAGGTTTAGGCAACTAGAGAAAGTTAAGGAGCGAAGGGAGGAGAAAGAGCTTCTAAATCTGTTTGCAGAGACTGAAAGGATTATGCCAACAACGCATTTTGAGCCTTCAAAGTTATCCTTCCAACCTCAAATGACTACTCCAAATCGGTCAACTCTTCGAGATTCACCCTCCCTGGAGCTAAACTTGCAGACCAAGCAAGCTGATGTTCAAGCCATGAAGAGGCCAACCTTGACAGACTTATGGCCTAATGGTGCAGCCATGGCAAGCACATCAAGAAGTTTTGAGAATTCAGATGTTGATACTTCTCTTCATCTGTAGAGAAATATTTAGTTCTTTTCATTTATGgttctgtctctctctctctctctatatatatataaatttctttcatctttctttgttttgattaagCATGGAATGTGATATAACTAATCCTTGTCTATGTACTCTCCATTGACTCCATGTTCAGAAAATAACAAAGCCGCCAGAGTCCGGAAGGGGGAGGTGTTTGGAATTGAATGAAGATATGGGCTGCCTTCTTTTTCACATAAGaccttatttttaattctttgtcccgctgccctttttttttttttttttttttttttttaagagtgcCTTCTAATTTTGgcatattttcaattttggtatgaactttaacttttttttttctttcattttaattctttaattttcatttgttgtCAGTTCAATCCTTCTATCCACTTCCATTAATTGGGTCATTGTTAAGTGttcaaaaaatacatatttttgatattttggaattctctaaattttcaaaaaattcaacaacaaaaaaattaaaatttttttttcaaattatataatttaaatcttATAGTTTTAAAtatcttatttaaattttatagtttagtttcattcaaataaatttcatttaaaccGGTTATTAGGTGAACTTCTAATGACATTAGAGGACATTGTGACAATAGGTTTATTTAAAacgttttgaaattttaagatttaaatgaaACATATCCAAATTTTGTAAACGCCCCCTACCACCTATACTGCAACCTGTGAATATTCAACCTTGGTGTCGTACTCAAATTTCGGCTAAATTCTACATCATCCCCTCAATCATTGAGGGTTTTTCATTTGGCATTGCATGTTTGGTGCATAATGCAAAAAGTGTGTATACTAGGGTGACGTGTGTGCAAGTGAAATTCCTTGATTATATTCATTTTTAGGAATCGCCAACAACTATTTGAATTCTAAGATATGATTGATCAACTAAgcctaattaattttatttcctaaatTAACTAAGAAAACCCTAAGGGCTCCTAAGTTAaaatagaaattagaaaaaaaaaaaatgtctcaaACCAGAAGACATGGACCCGGAAGCTCGGTTATGTGTGGGAAAGGCATTAGACACCTCACAATGCTATCTGAAATGATAGTACCTCGtttcaaatttaatattaaaactcaccatttaaataataacaaaaatacttGGACTTGGTTTTAAAAAGAAGGGATATTCCCTAGAGGATGACTTTTGATCTATCTTGGAATGACATGTAATTTATCTTATGATGACATATGAATGCATGACATGTATAATCTACCCTATGGTGACATGTGTATGCATGGACATTTgaacaatttattttagaaaacaagATTAGATGGCATTGCAAAGCTTGTAACTGCATGGCATTTTCAAAGAGAAATAAATTGCATTATTGAATTAagtaaggacaaagtttagctacaaaattggttgtagccttaagatacaaccttactcaataaaataaacattaatacatatttttaaaatctaactgttaaattgaatgttatttacattcttaatacacatgtcaaattttatgtcaattagatattatttactatatgatctataagtttatattttatgcatacttttaaactacaaaaacttgcaatttaaacaatttattgatgacatagctattgatcttcaattttctagaaattttgcaattatgaaggatataagaagaatatgaaattcaattgtggatttatcaaaattcatctctaataaaaaaatattgagtaaggttgtaacccagggttacaatcaattttgtagttgAATTTTATTCTATTAAGTAAAGCTAACCTCACTCCAAAGAATAGCCTAACAAAAGCAATTTTGGTATTCTTTTtcccaaaatattttatctcatgcaaaagacacaaaaataaataaataacaagaaCACGGGTTATGGGGTTTAAATTTGATTTGGAAAAGTTTTGGGTCAAAGATGTAATTTGGAAAGTATGGCTTAAAATGTGACATGTTTGTGCTAAGGAACGTTTTTCGGGTAGAAATTAGGGATGATATTGGAAGAAGGGAAAACCAAAATATAAATGGTAAAGGCTCTAAGTCCAAGCCGTGGGAAGAGGGaaatttttatgggattttGGAGAGCCTCCCAAATTGGGCTAATTTTCTTGTTGTCTTCACcctagataataataaaaaataaaaaggtatttTAAATGGGGTTCTCCTAGGGTTCAAAGGCAATGGATAAGAACGGTGACACACCACATGAGTGACATCACCCTATGAGGACATTGGAATTTTCTAACAACTAgaacagtatttttttttttttttttctgagaaaaGAACAGTATTTAATTTACCTGTGCAAAGGATTAAACCTAAAGGTCGTTCCCATAAATAATTGTAACATGGACTTTAAACCAACAACtaataattcataataaaacattaaaatgcctattaattaaaaagaaattaatttggCTTCTAACTAAATTATATGTATAacctaagaaaaataaaatggctAAATATGACAAAGTAAATGGACCCAAATAAAAATAGGGCatataatttatgaaaatcaattaaatttcttaaacatttttttacGTGTGATCCTCAATGTCATGCTTGATTAGAAAGTCCTAAAATTGTAccaattttccataaaatcatactaaaaatttatcacaaaattgttccaattttccataaaatcgttccaattttccataaaatcatACCCAAAATTTAGCACGCGTTATATAGAAAATTATGTGCTTTTTTCACACTTAAAATGTAAAGTAAGTAATTTCCTTAATTAAGTGATATCTCACATAATTCAAACCTGTTCTTCACCCACGAGAGGTCAAATCACATGAAATTTCAAGGTCAtcaaaattaatccaatcacATAGTTAGATTTCAATTGAATCTGAATTAAATTCAGTTAACCATATAAGAATTTACAaaagtcaacaaaaaaaatggtgtCTACTTATTAAAACCATGAAATCCGTTAATTTAAAGTTAGAACTTCTATTGAAATTTAGAGTTGGACAAAATATGGTATCAACACTTGGTTCTCCTCATAAAGGAGGCCAAGTAATGCAACTAATGACTCTTGGCCAAAAAGGAACACAATGCTTTTTCTCCTagtttcaatttaaagaaaaattacaacactttAACTCATGGGAGTCAATTTTGTACCGATGTCGTTTCGGTTTAGCTAAGGGAACAAAATACTTCTTTACCAGTTGATACTGATTTACTATTTCGAGATTATcgctatgtgtgtgtgtgtgtatttatgtaagtaaaagtttattaattttaatgtttatcaacataaaatttaaaattcatatattttataagCCTAAATATTAGTTTAACGCTCTGTTTATTTTGGCgataatattttc
This genomic window contains:
- the LOC126696143 gene encoding uncharacterized protein LOC126696143, translated to MVSSSIALLQERFRQLEKVKERREEKELLNLFAETERIMPTTHFEPSKLSFQPQMTTPNRSTLRDSPSLELNLQTKQADVQAMKRPTLTDLWPNGAAMASTSRSFENSDVDTSLHL